In one Carassius carassius chromosome 14, fCarCar2.1, whole genome shotgun sequence genomic region, the following are encoded:
- the ppm1aa gene encoding protein phosphatase 1A isoform X2, with product MGAFLDKPKMEKHNVHGEGNSLRYGLSSMQGWRVEMEDAHTAVIGLPNGLDPWSFFAVYDGHAGSQVARYCCEHLLEHITSNPDFQGGGGGPPVEPSVDSVKSGIRTGFLQIDDHMRQISEKKHGGADRSGSTAVGVMISPRHIYFINCGDSRGLLSRGGAVHFFTQDHKPSNPLEKERIQNAGGSVMIQRVNGSLAVSRALGDFDYKCVHGKGPTEQLVSPEPEVYAIERSEAEDEFIVLACDGIWDVMANEELCDFVRSRLEVTDDLERVCNEIVDTCLYKGSRDNMSVVLVCFVSAPKVSPEAVKREAELDKYLESRVEEILKRQGDEGVPDLVHVMRTLASDSIPNLPPGGELASKRSVIEAVYNKLNPYRNEDTDSASTDDMW from the exons ATGGGTGCATTTCTGGACAAGCCAAAGATGGAAAAACACAATGTCCATGGTGAAGGCAACAGCCTGCGCTATGGCCTGAGCAGCATGCAGGGCTGGCGTGTAGAGATGGAGGATGCGCATACTGCTGTCATCGGTCTGCCCAATGGCTTGGACCCCTGGTCATTCTTTGCTGTTTACGACGGGCATGCAGGATCGCAGGTGGCACGTTACTGCTGCGAGCACCTCCTGGAGCACATCACCAGCAACCCTGACTTTCAGGGCGGAGGAGGAGGTCCACCAGTGGAGCCCAGTGTGGATAGCGTGAAATCTGGAATCCGTACTGGTTTCCTGCAGATCGATGATCACATGCGTCAGATCTCAGAGAAGAAGCACGGTGGTGCTGACCGCAGTGGCTCGACGGCTGTCGGTGTGATGATCTCACCCCGCCACATCTATTTTATCAACTGTGGAGACTCGCGAGGTTTGCTGAGCCGTGGAGGGGCTGTGCACTTCTTCACACAGGACCACAAACCCAGCAACCCCTTGGAGAAGGAGAGGATCCAGAACGCTGGGGGATCTGTGATGATCCAACGTGTCAATGGGTCCCTGGCAGTGTCCAGGGCTCTGGGGGACTTTGACTATAAGTGTGTTCATGGTAAGGGTCCCACGGAGCAGCTGGTGTCACCGGAGCCCGAGGTGTATGCTATCGAGCGGTCAGAGGCGGAGGATGAGTTTATTGTTCTTGCTTGTGACGGGATTTGGGATGTGATGGCCAATGAGGAGCTGTGCGATTTTGTTCGTTCACGACTGGAGGTGACTGATGATCTGGAGAGGGTCTGCAATGAAATTGTAGATACCTGTTTGTATAAG GGAAGTCGTGACAACATGAGTGTTGTGTTGGTGTGTTTTGTTAGTGCACCGAAGGTTTCCCCTGAAGCTGTCAAAAGGGAAGCGGAGCTTGATAAATACCTAGAGAGCCGAGTAGAAG AGATCCTGAAGAGGCAGGGGGATGAAGGTGTTCCCGACCTGGTACATGTGATGCGCACGTTAGCATCTGATAGTATCCCCAACCTACCACCTGGAGGAGAGCTGGCCAGCAA
- the ppm1aa gene encoding protein phosphatase 1A isoform X1 — protein MGAFLDKPKMEKHNVHGEGNSLRYGLSSMQGWRVEMEDAHTAVIGLPNGLDPWSFFAVYDGHAGSQVARYCCEHLLEHITSNPDFQGGGGGPPVEPSVDSVKSGIRTGFLQIDDHMRQISEKKHGGADRSGSTAVGVMISPRHIYFINCGDSRGLLSRGGAVHFFTQDHKPSNPLEKERIQNAGGSVMIQRVNGSLAVSRALGDFDYKCVHGKGPTEQLVSPEPEVYAIERSEAEDEFIVLACDGIWDVMANEELCDFVRSRLEVTDDLERVCNEIVDTCLYKGSRDNMSVVLVCFVSAPKVSPEAVKREAELDKYLESRVEEILKRQGDEGVPDLVHVMRTLASDSIPNLPPGGELASKRSVIEAVYNKLNPYRNEDTDPDILFLRGFC, from the exons ATGGGTGCATTTCTGGACAAGCCAAAGATGGAAAAACACAATGTCCATGGTGAAGGCAACAGCCTGCGCTATGGCCTGAGCAGCATGCAGGGCTGGCGTGTAGAGATGGAGGATGCGCATACTGCTGTCATCGGTCTGCCCAATGGCTTGGACCCCTGGTCATTCTTTGCTGTTTACGACGGGCATGCAGGATCGCAGGTGGCACGTTACTGCTGCGAGCACCTCCTGGAGCACATCACCAGCAACCCTGACTTTCAGGGCGGAGGAGGAGGTCCACCAGTGGAGCCCAGTGTGGATAGCGTGAAATCTGGAATCCGTACTGGTTTCCTGCAGATCGATGATCACATGCGTCAGATCTCAGAGAAGAAGCACGGTGGTGCTGACCGCAGTGGCTCGACGGCTGTCGGTGTGATGATCTCACCCCGCCACATCTATTTTATCAACTGTGGAGACTCGCGAGGTTTGCTGAGCCGTGGAGGGGCTGTGCACTTCTTCACACAGGACCACAAACCCAGCAACCCCTTGGAGAAGGAGAGGATCCAGAACGCTGGGGGATCTGTGATGATCCAACGTGTCAATGGGTCCCTGGCAGTGTCCAGGGCTCTGGGGGACTTTGACTATAAGTGTGTTCATGGTAAGGGTCCCACGGAGCAGCTGGTGTCACCGGAGCCCGAGGTGTATGCTATCGAGCGGTCAGAGGCGGAGGATGAGTTTATTGTTCTTGCTTGTGACGGGATTTGGGATGTGATGGCCAATGAGGAGCTGTGCGATTTTGTTCGTTCACGACTGGAGGTGACTGATGATCTGGAGAGGGTCTGCAATGAAATTGTAGATACCTGTTTGTATAAG GGAAGTCGTGACAACATGAGTGTTGTGTTGGTGTGTTTTGTTAGTGCACCGAAGGTTTCCCCTGAAGCTGTCAAAAGGGAAGCGGAGCTTGATAAATACCTAGAGAGCCGAGTAGAAG AGATCCTGAAGAGGCAGGGGGATGAAGGTGTTCCCGACCTGGTACATGTGATGCGCACGTTAGCATCTGATAGTATCCCCAACCTACCACCTGGAGGAGAGCTGGCCAGCAA
- the ppm1aa gene encoding protein phosphatase 1A isoform X3 — protein MGAFLDKPKMEKHNVHGEGNSLRYGLSSMQGWRVEMEDAHTAVIGLPNGLDPWSFFAVYDGHAGSQVARYCCEHLLEHITSNPDFQGGGGGPPVEPSVDSVKSGIRTGFLQIDDHMRQISEKKHGGADRSGSTAVGVMISPRHIYFINCGDSRGLLSRGGAVHFFTQDHKPSNPLEKERIQNAGGSVMIQRVNGSLAVSRALGDFDYKCVHGKGPTEQLVSPEPEVYAIERSEAEDEFIVLACDGIWDVMANEELCDFVRSRLEVTDDLERVCNEIVDTCLYKGSRDNMSVVLVCFVSAPKVSPEAVKREAELDKYLESRVEEILKRQGDEGVPDLVHVMRTLASDSIPNLPPGGELASKRSVIEAVYNKLNPYRNEDTT, from the exons ATGGGTGCATTTCTGGACAAGCCAAAGATGGAAAAACACAATGTCCATGGTGAAGGCAACAGCCTGCGCTATGGCCTGAGCAGCATGCAGGGCTGGCGTGTAGAGATGGAGGATGCGCATACTGCTGTCATCGGTCTGCCCAATGGCTTGGACCCCTGGTCATTCTTTGCTGTTTACGACGGGCATGCAGGATCGCAGGTGGCACGTTACTGCTGCGAGCACCTCCTGGAGCACATCACCAGCAACCCTGACTTTCAGGGCGGAGGAGGAGGTCCACCAGTGGAGCCCAGTGTGGATAGCGTGAAATCTGGAATCCGTACTGGTTTCCTGCAGATCGATGATCACATGCGTCAGATCTCAGAGAAGAAGCACGGTGGTGCTGACCGCAGTGGCTCGACGGCTGTCGGTGTGATGATCTCACCCCGCCACATCTATTTTATCAACTGTGGAGACTCGCGAGGTTTGCTGAGCCGTGGAGGGGCTGTGCACTTCTTCACACAGGACCACAAACCCAGCAACCCCTTGGAGAAGGAGAGGATCCAGAACGCTGGGGGATCTGTGATGATCCAACGTGTCAATGGGTCCCTGGCAGTGTCCAGGGCTCTGGGGGACTTTGACTATAAGTGTGTTCATGGTAAGGGTCCCACGGAGCAGCTGGTGTCACCGGAGCCCGAGGTGTATGCTATCGAGCGGTCAGAGGCGGAGGATGAGTTTATTGTTCTTGCTTGTGACGGGATTTGGGATGTGATGGCCAATGAGGAGCTGTGCGATTTTGTTCGTTCACGACTGGAGGTGACTGATGATCTGGAGAGGGTCTGCAATGAAATTGTAGATACCTGTTTGTATAAG GGAAGTCGTGACAACATGAGTGTTGTGTTGGTGTGTTTTGTTAGTGCACCGAAGGTTTCCCCTGAAGCTGTCAAAAGGGAAGCGGAGCTTGATAAATACCTAGAGAGCCGAGTAGAAG AGATCCTGAAGAGGCAGGGGGATGAAGGTGTTCCCGACCTGGTACATGTGATGCGCACGTTAGCATCTGATAGTATCCCCAACCTACCACCTGGAGGAGAGCTGGCCAGCAA